Proteins encoded together in one Terriglobia bacterium window:
- the fabF gene encoding beta-ketoacyl-ACP synthase II: MNKRRVVVTGVGLVSAVGIGTQECWDALLAGKSGAARITLFDPTQFSTQFACEVKGFDPLLYIEKKEVKKMGRFIHFAIAASDFAMKQSGLQVDGGNAERVGVYIGSGIGGFDVIEREHTELLRGGPRRISPFFIPAAIVNLASGQVSIRFRAKGPNSATCTACSSSAHAVGDSFRLIQRGEADAMICGGSEAAITPMGVGGFASMRALSIRNDSPESASRPFDKDRDGFVIGEGSGILILEELEFARRRGARILSELVGYGMSGDAFHITQPSEDGDGAVRVMKNTLNDAGVRPDEIDYINAHGTSTPFNDKTETLAIRKVFGEHASKISVSSTKSMTGHLLGGAGGLEAAVLALSIHCQCVPPTINYQTPDPECDLDYVPLKSRNMKIDYALSNSFGFGGTNAALLMKRYSGD, encoded by the coding sequence ATGAATAAAAGGCGAGTGGTCGTCACGGGAGTCGGATTGGTCTCTGCTGTCGGCATTGGGACACAGGAGTGCTGGGACGCACTGCTCGCGGGTAAGAGCGGCGCCGCGCGGATCACACTATTCGATCCAACGCAGTTCTCTACCCAGTTTGCATGCGAGGTGAAGGGATTCGATCCCCTCTTGTACATTGAAAAAAAAGAAGTGAAGAAAATGGGGCGCTTCATCCATTTTGCCATTGCGGCCTCGGATTTTGCGATGAAACAGTCCGGCCTTCAAGTGGACGGGGGCAATGCAGAGCGCGTGGGAGTTTACATTGGATCCGGCATCGGGGGGTTCGATGTGATCGAGCGGGAACATACCGAACTGCTTCGGGGAGGCCCTCGAAGGATCTCGCCCTTTTTCATTCCGGCCGCTATCGTCAATCTCGCCTCGGGCCAGGTCTCAATTCGCTTTCGCGCCAAGGGGCCAAATTCAGCGACATGCACGGCCTGTTCTTCGAGCGCTCATGCAGTCGGGGATTCATTTCGGCTGATTCAGCGTGGGGAGGCCGATGCCATGATCTGCGGGGGCTCCGAAGCCGCTATCACGCCCATGGGGGTCGGAGGATTCGCTTCCATGCGCGCGCTTTCCATCCGGAATGATTCTCCGGAATCCGCCAGCCGGCCCTTTGACAAGGACCGCGATGGATTTGTCATCGGGGAGGGATCGGGCATCCTGATTCTGGAAGAGTTGGAGTTCGCCCGACGCCGCGGGGCGAGGATCCTGTCCGAACTGGTGGGGTACGGAATGTCAGGAGACGCTTTTCATATCACTCAGCCTTCGGAAGACGGAGACGGAGCAGTGCGCGTGATGAAAAATACCCTGAACGATGCGGGAGTCCGGCCGGACGAGATCGACTACATCAACGCCCACGGAACGTCAACTCCGTTTAATGACAAGACAGAAACGCTGGCGATCAGGAAGGTATTCGGCGAGCATGCCAGTAAAATCTCGGTGAGCTCGACCAAGTCGATGACCGGACACCTTCTGGGCGGTGCGGGGGGACTCGAAGCGGCGGTCCTCGCCCTCTCCATCCACTGCCAATGTGTTCCACCGACAATTAATTATCAGACCCCGGACCCGGAGTGCGATCTTGATTACGTCCCGCTCAAGTCGAGAAATATGAAGATCGATTACGCACTCTCGAACTCCTTCGGATTCGGCGGGACGAATGCTGCTTTGCTAATGAAACGATACTCTGGAGATTAG
- a CDS encoding electron transfer flavoprotein subunit beta/FixA family protein has protein sequence MNIIVCIKQVPSREAPLRINADQTWIREEDLSFETNESDIYALEAALQLKEKMGGEVVVCTLGPASAHAVIREALAKGAERALHLSDAAFLGLDACATARVMAEVFKREKFDLIVTGLQSDDHGFGQTGVILAEFLNLPHTTLVMGVEVLEGGSRVKIKRELESGWFQWLELPLPAVLTIQSGINQPRYASLKGIMGVKKKEIKLIDLAATGLTQSDLAPQQSIRKVYVPQKAKQTQFLEGSPKEAAAKLVDKLKNEARVI, from the coding sequence ATGAACATCATTGTTTGTATCAAGCAGGTTCCCAGCCGCGAAGCCCCGCTTCGGATCAATGCCGACCAGACGTGGATTCGTGAGGAGGACCTTTCCTTTGAAACGAACGAGAGTGACATCTACGCCCTGGAAGCGGCGTTGCAACTCAAAGAAAAGATGGGAGGGGAGGTTGTGGTCTGCACCCTTGGACCGGCATCGGCCCACGCGGTGATTCGTGAGGCTCTGGCGAAGGGGGCGGAACGTGCCTTGCACTTGAGCGACGCCGCCTTCTTAGGACTGGATGCCTGTGCCACGGCTCGTGTCATGGCGGAAGTTTTCAAAAGGGAGAAGTTTGATCTGATTGTTACCGGGCTGCAATCGGATGATCACGGATTTGGTCAAACAGGTGTCATCTTGGCCGAGTTCCTGAATCTTCCTCACACCACACTGGTCATGGGAGTGGAGGTCCTTGAGGGAGGTTCGCGGGTCAAGATCAAACGGGAGTTGGAAAGCGGATGGTTCCAGTGGCTTGAACTCCCCTTGCCGGCTGTCCTCACCATCCAGTCGGGGATCAATCAACCTCGCTATGCCAGCCTGAAAGGAATCATGGGGGTCAAGAAAAAGGAGATCAAGTTGATCGACTTGGCAGCGACGGGATTGACCCAGTCGGATTTGGCTCCCCAGCAGTCCATTCGGAAGGTTTACGTACCGCAAAAGGCCAAACAGACCCAGTTTCTGGAAGGTTCTCCCAAGGAAGCAGCGGCGAAGCTTGTGGATAAACTGAAAAACGAAGCGCGGGTAATTTGA
- a CDS encoding electron transfer flavoprotein subunit alpha/FixB family protein: MPDGILVFIEQRDGKMNRSSWEALVAGQELGRGLGLKVYAGVFGNGVSQIAEAVAEKKLDQVYTVEHPLLESYTPDGYALAFQQVIQQVAPKFVLMSHTYEVRDFAPKLAASMGRALVGDVTAYRPEDGQVIFIRQVFQGKMNADVKIEHDPPYFVSFQAGAFRGDSVEAGESRAAVKPLTVALDPTQIRTKSLEVFREAKQAVDLSQAEKIVAIGRGIKKVENIEMARALAEALGAELAASRPICDSGWLPMDRQVGSSGQTVSPKLYLAIGISGATQHLVGMKSSRTIVAINKDPDAPIFEVADFGIVADLFEIIPVLTEAVKAARS; this comes from the coding sequence ATGCCGGATGGAATATTAGTTTTTATAGAACAGCGCGATGGAAAGATGAACCGGAGTTCCTGGGAGGCCCTCGTTGCAGGACAGGAACTGGGACGGGGGTTAGGCCTGAAGGTCTATGCGGGGGTCTTTGGCAACGGAGTCTCTCAGATTGCCGAAGCGGTCGCCGAGAAGAAACTGGACCAAGTCTACACGGTCGAACATCCATTGTTGGAGAGTTACACCCCGGATGGGTATGCCCTTGCCTTCCAGCAGGTCATTCAGCAGGTCGCCCCCAAGTTCGTCCTCATGAGTCATACGTATGAGGTGCGCGATTTCGCCCCCAAGCTTGCGGCGTCCATGGGCAGGGCACTGGTAGGGGACGTTACCGCTTACCGCCCTGAGGATGGGCAAGTCATCTTTATTCGGCAGGTGTTTCAAGGAAAGATGAACGCCGATGTGAAAATTGAACACGACCCGCCTTACTTTGTTTCCTTCCAGGCGGGTGCATTCCGTGGAGACTCGGTGGAAGCGGGCGAATCCAGGGCTGCCGTGAAACCGCTGACTGTCGCCCTGGACCCGACACAGATCCGGACCAAGTCCCTGGAAGTGTTTCGCGAGGCGAAGCAGGCTGTCGATCTCAGCCAAGCCGAAAAAATAGTGGCGATTGGCCGCGGCATCAAGAAGGTGGAGAATATTGAGATGGCCCGGGCCCTGGCCGAGGCGCTGGGCGCCGAGTTGGCGGCGTCTCGTCCCATTTGTGATAGTGGCTGGTTGCCGATGGATCGGCAGGTGGGAAGCTCCGGGCAGACCGTCTCTCCCAAGCTCTATTTGGCGATTGGCATCTCTGGGGCCACTCAACACCTGGTTGGCATGAAATCGTCCCGGACGATTGTCGCGATCAACAAGGACCCCGATGCCCCCATCTTTGAGGTGGCCGACTTCGGCATTGTGGCCGACCTGTTTGAGATAATCCCGGTGTTGACCGAGGCCGTTAAGGCGGCCCGCAGCTAG